In Silurus meridionalis isolate SWU-2019-XX chromosome 29, ASM1480568v1, whole genome shotgun sequence, one DNA window encodes the following:
- the LOC124381830 gene encoding IgGFc-binding protein-like, translating into MCGMCGNFNGKKEDDLTTPIGHVANTIPELGKSWRVPGLPGEALCQDECPGQCLGCEGVSWFTRLNAKISCSVVTLLTKGPLHDCKSVIDPNVFYDNCLFDYCSGKDVSNFLCQTAQIYTDACKQAGVHIYDWRGLLKCSNPSCPPYSHFESCACPATCENPTPSAECKANCVEACTCDDGYLWSGDKCVPKNQCGCMYKNGGEERYLQAGETIWADDTCSKKCTCNSNNGEVICEHTSCPIGTACNVVKGIRDCHQVPNASCNIYGDPHYNTFDNTTYDFMGTCTYTAAQSCHLEGTQLTPFTVVVENEEWTEIQKTPNVSMAKVVAVEVYGMTIILRRNQIHQVMVNGILTNIPVNLNDGQVIVQQEGNHNVIITNFGLKVAYDMVYQVIITVPGTYAGRTCGMCGNFNGNKNDDFLLPDGKETKDKKIFGAAWKVAVPGVVCDDGCSGDFCPKCPQNEKVVFEKDCSIITNPEGPFAACHSIIKPESYFKDCVYDVCMSEGDEHMLCHSVAAYMSDCQTFGVMVENWRTPTFCPLTCPPNTVYEICAKACDTPCPGLSGVMKCNIQTCAEGCMCKPGFFNNGTGCVTADQCGCYEDGHTYKIGESIITENCQERLTCLPSGHLKKESIICESNEVCGIRNGVRGCYPRQCRLEASGSFSLFSGETWGITSVGAYELVKVCDGALEAEWFRVVVELGPSGSESSVLAVYVYFKDIFITVTSKQDTWINGKLVTLPQQLNNEVTVQLTKETLTIEKKDSLRVSFSLSLGLELSLSYEMSQKVCGACGSDNKMFNVQHQGFDEYFALWRASDFPSAFC; encoded by the exons ATGTGTGGTATGTGTGGGAACTTCAATGGGAAGAAAGAGGATGACCTCACTACTCCCATTGGACATGTAGCAAACACCATTCCAGAACTGGGAAAGAGCTGGAGAGTGCCAGGTTTACCAGGAGAAGCGCTCTGTCAAGATGAGTGTCCAGGGCAGTGTCTGGGTTGTGAGGGTGTGTCATGGTTCACACGCTTGAATGCAAAAATTAGCTGTAGTGTTGTTACCCTTCTCACAAAAGGACCTTTGCATGACTGCAAAAGTGTCATTGACCCCAATGTGTTCTATGACAATTGCCTATTTGACTACTGCAGTGGCAAAGATGTCAGCAATTTCTTATGTCAAACTGCTCAGATATACACGGATGCCTGTAAGCAAGCTGGTGTACATATTTATGACTGGAGAGGCCTCTTAAAGTGCT CTAACCCTAGTTGCCCACCATACAGTCACTTTGAGTCCTGTGCCTGTCCTGCCACCTGTGAGAATCCCACTCCTTCTGCTGAATGTAAAGCAAACTGTGTAGAGGCTTGCACTTGTGACGATGGATACTTGTGGAGTGGAGACAAGTGTGTCCCTAAGAATCAGTGTGGCTGCATGTACAAAaatggaggtgaggagcgtTACTTACAGGCTGGAGAAACCATCTGGGCTGATGACACCTGCAGCAAAAAATGTACCTGCAATTCGAATAATGGTGAGGTCATTTGTGAACACACAAGCTGTCCAATTGGAACTGCGTGCAATGTTGTTAAAGGAATCAGAGACTGCCACCAAGTACCAAATGCATCTTGTAATATTTATGGAGATCCACACTACAACACATTTGACAACACCACCTATGACTTCATGGGCACCTGCACTTACACTGCAGCTCAGAGCTGCCATTTAGAGGGAACACAACTCACCCCATTTACAGTTGTAGTAGAGAATGAGGAATGGACTGAAATCCAAAAAACTCCAAATGTCTCTATGGCCAAGGTGGTCGCTGTGGAGGTCTATGGCATGACTATAATACTCCGAAGAAATCAGATACATCAGGTCATG GTTAATGGTATCTTAACCAACATTCCTGTAAATCTCAATGATGGGCAAGTGATAGTCCAGCAAGAGGGCAATCATAATGTAATCATTACAAACTTTGGTCTAAAAGTGGCCTATGATATGGTTTATCAAGTTATCATCACAGTCCCTGGCACATATGCAGGAAGGACCTGTGGCATGTGTGGAAACTTTAATGGTAATAAGAATGACGATTTCTTGCTGCCAGACGGGAAAGAAACCaaagataaaaagatttttggaGCAGCATGGAAAGTAGCAGTCCctggtgttgtgtgtgatgatggATGCAGTGGTGATTTCTGTCCAAAGTGCCCTCAAAATGAGAAAGTTGTGTTTGAGAAGGACTGTAGTATTATTACCAACCCTGAAGGTCCATTTGCTGCATGTCACAGTATAATTAAACCCGAATCCTACTTCAAAGATTGTGTTTATGACGTCTGCATGAGTGAGGGAGATGAACATATGCTGTGCCACAGTGTCGCTGCCTACATGTCCGACTGCCAGACTTTTGGAGTCATGGTTGAAAACTGGAGAACACCTACATTCTGTC CGTTAACATGTCCTCCCAACACTGTCTATGAAATCTGTGCAAAAGCATGTGACACACCATGTCCTGGCCTTTCTGGTGTGATGAAGTGTAATATTCAGACCTGTGCTGAGGGTTGCATGTGTAAACCTGGATTTTTTAACAATGGGACTGGCTGTGTTACAGCAGATCAATGTGGCTGCTATGAGGATGGACACACCTATAAG ATTGGTGAGTCTATCATCACAGAGAACTGTCAAGAACGTTTGACCTGTCTTCCATctggacatttaaaaaaagaaagtataatTTGTGAAAGTAATGAGGTATGCGGAATTAGGAATGGTGTTCGTGGATGCTACCCAAGGCAGTGCCGTTTGGAGGCTAGTGGCTCCTTTAGCCTTTTCAGTGGAGAAACCTGGGGCATCACATCTGTAGGAGCCTATGAGCTAGTGAAAGTTTGTGATGGTGCTCTTGAAGCTGAATGGTTCAGAGTGGTGGTTGAGTTAGGACCTTCTGGAAGCGAAAGCAGTGTTCTGGCTGTGTATGTCTACTTTAAAGACATCTTTATTACTGTCACCAGCAAGCAGGACACTTGG atcaATGGAAAACTTGTCACTCTGCCACAGCAGCTGAACAATGAAGTGACGGTTCAGTTAACTAAAGAAACACTCACAATTGAAAAGAAGGATAGCTTGAGAGTGTCTTTTAGTCTTTCACTTGGCCTTGAATTGAGCTTGAGTTATGAAATGTCGCAAAAGGTGTGTGGTGCCTGTGGAAGTGACAACAAAATGTTCAATGTCCAGCATCAAGGCTTCGATGAATATTTTGCTTTATGGAGAGCATCTGACTTTCCAAGTGCCTTTTGTTAA